In Silene latifolia isolate original U9 population chromosome X, ASM4854445v1, whole genome shotgun sequence, the following proteins share a genomic window:
- the LOC141622440 gene encoding uncharacterized protein LOC141622440, which produces MRFRTVPVAAFSVFAAAVFILSTLPIINADTPESNKELQFQWQLLSAKNFSSQIRLHPHVLLLVTVPWCGESRSLMRAISLKLAKEQQKYSALKLMLVYRNVDKVLADSLGAEKDITVLCYHHAVSYKYQGSLRVQDILSSVHHLVSLVPEELPLSKISNLEDMEMFLTSTDKAVLLLETCGWTSKLLTQLTANKTLQALQVLRGVNKERNITQIAGGTSKNDVGAEMMFCQVEDGCGMTPWAGKFSAENGTSCSRIEDMPTNFEASCSFSEYKKFESFFSKFIAAATDAYLPPQRQRYAFLSDKLLLSPLRVEVSDVWSLIISHGGCLDCVMKLKEETSLQDALAMRDQPVIELLEDENDLGPSLPIDKPSIVLFVDRRADSRETVKKSQEALFAFKEFAQQHWKLHTDGRSSKQPKKAHRTEKGSAGTYRSSKLVVSSASNKIKDKMSVVILKDGKYVKLDDKASELQSGSLHEILTHLLGEKKHSKLSSLAKEAGFQLLSDDIDIQIKDVVSSQTASLDEVAGSTVDNSPSGEDSEHLQHANIESSVDDNEHTLSVDLASKLAGLADSHKSFKDRKVDASILVDFKIQASVEADKLERLEHHYNWFTGSFYFSDGNDKFLRSLTNNLEVPSIVIIDPISEQHYVFSGEATWNFSSLRIIIDRFLNGSLTPYQRSGPLRKVIEMSRPPFVNLDFREKDSIPSVTTDTFSELVIGNGQTDTRNLTNAWHKDVVVLFSSSWCGFCQRMELVVREVYRALKGYVNLIKCDSKSKEVCFEENFNDVILKLPAIYSIDCTLNDCGWILKSAGQREVYPTLLLFPAKKKTAIPFNGNMIVTDVIKFLASHGVSSEHLARQKGTLWTEGIIPKNAYSKSPPPEEINHVRPSIPDIKSQNQAILEPDGKEGSRNLAAGSFLIASERLTGLNPFSQAKILIVGANPDLGFQGLIVNKPISWKHVLVPEDAELLKEAPVSFGGPVIHEGRPLVLLTRNSSNIQHPQVIPGVYFLDQLATINIIKEIKAGNQSACDYWFFWGYSGWSWDQLYNEINEGAWEPYKGSIEDLQWPENS; this is translated from the exons ATGAGATTCCGAACTGTCCCCGTCGCCGCTTTCTCCGTGTTTGCGGCGGCGGTGTTCATCTTGTCGACGCTTCCGATAATCAACGCCGATACACCTGAATCAAACAAGGAATTACAATTTCAATGGCAATTACTCTCTGCTAAGAATTTCTCTTCTCAGATTCGTCTTCATCCTCACGTTCTTCTTCTCGTTACTGTTCCTT GGTGTGGGGAGTCTCGTTCCTTGATGAGGGCAATATCTCTTAAGTTGGCGAAAGAGCAACAGAAGTATAGTGCCTTAAAACTGATGCTTGTGTACCGTAATGTTGACAAGGTGTTGGCCGACTCTCTTGGTGCTGAAAAGGATATAACGGTCCTCTGTTATCATCATGCTGTGTCCTACAAGTATCAGGGTAGTCTCCGAGTTCAAGATATATTGTCCTCTGTACATCATCTAGTATCACTTGTACCAGAAGAACTCCCTCTTTCAAAAATTAGCAATTTGGAAGACATGGAAATGTTTCTCACTTCGACCGATAAGGCTGTACTGCTCCTGGAAACTTGTGGATGGACCTCTAAGTTGCTGACACAGCTCACTGCCAATAAGACGTTGCAAG CTTTGCAGGTATTAAGAGGCGTTAATAAAGAAAGAAATATCACTCAGATAGCTGGAGGGACCTCTAAG AATGATGTGGGGGCTGAAATGATGTTCTGTCAGGTTGAAGATGGGTGTGGTATGACTCCTTGGGCTGGAAAATTCAGTGCTGAAAATGGAACATCTTGTTCAAGAATCGAAGATATGCCGACTAATTTTGAGGCATCCTGCAGTTTCAGCGAGTACAAGAAATTTGAGTCCTTTTTCTCAAAGTTCATTGCAGCAGCAACAGATGCTTACCTTCCTCCTCAAAGGCAGAGATATGCGTTTCTGTCTGATAAGTTACTGCTTTCACCTCTTAGAGTTGAGGTTTCTGATGTATGGTCATTGATTATATCTCATGGGGGATGTCTTGACTGTGTAATGAAATTAAAAGAAGAAACTTCTCTCCAAGATGCTTTAGCGATGCGTGATCAGCCTGTAATAGAG CTTCTGGAGGATGAGAACGATCTCGGACCTTCTCTTCCCATAGATAAACCATCAATAGTTCTGTTTGTGGATAGACGAGCAGATTCTAGGGAAACTGTGAAAAAGAGTCAGGAAGCTCTTTTTGCATTTAAAGAATTTGCACAACAGCACTGGAAGTTACATACAGATGGACGAAGTAGTAAACAACCGAAAAAAGCACACCGTACTGAGAAAGGATCAGCTGGGACGTATAGGAGTAGTAAACTGGTGGTATCATCTGCATCCAATAAGATTAAGGATAAAATGTCTGTTGTCATCTTAAAAGATGGAAAATATGTTAAGTTAGATGATAAAGCATCGGAATTACAAAGTGGTTCCTTACATGAGATTTTGACACATTTGCTTGGAGAGAAGAAGCACTCTAAATTAAGCTCACTTGCAAAGGAAGCGGGATTCCAACTGCTATCTGATGACATAGACATACAAATAAAAGATGTAGTATCATCTCAGACAGCTAGTTTAGATGAAGTCGCTGGCTCAACGGTCGATAATTCACCTTCAGGGGAAGATTCGGAACACCTGCAACATGCTAATATTGAGTCTTCAGTTGATGACAATGAGCATACTTTATCTGTGGATCTTGCAAGCAAACTTGCTGGATTGGCGGATAGTCATAAATCTTTCAAAGATCGTAAAGTTGATGCCTCTATACTTGTAGATTTCAAAATTCAGGCATCTGTGGAAGCAGACAAATTGGAACGTTTGGAGCATCACTACAACTGGTTTACTGGCTCATTTTATTTCTCTGATGGTAACGATAAGTTTCTTAGGTCTCTTACTAATAACTTAGAAGTTCCTAGCATTGTGATCATTGATCCTATCTCAGAGCAGCACTATGTTTTCTCTGGAGAAGCAACTTGGAACTTCTCTTCCTTAAGAATTATCATAGATCGTTTTCTTAATGGAAGTCTTACTCCTTATCAACGTTCTGGACCTTTGCGGAAGGTTATTGAAATGTCACGTCCTCCATTCGTCAATCTTGATTTCCGGGAAAAGGACTCCATCCCTTCTGTTACAACAGACACATTTTCTGAGTTAGTTATAGGCAATGGCCAAACTGATACTCGTAATTTAACAAATGCTTGGCACAAGGATGTGGTAGTGCTGTTTAGCAGTAGCTGGTGTGGGTTTTGTCAGAGAATGGAGTTAGTTGTTCGAGAAGTATACCGGGCCTTAAAAGGGTATGTGAACTTGATCAAGTGTGATTCCAAGAGCAAGGAGGTGTGTTTTGAAG AGAACTTCAATGATGTTATTTTGAAGCTGCCTGCGATATATTCGATTGACTGTACATTGAATGACTGCGGATGGATACTGAAATCAGCAGGTCAA AGAGAAGTCTATCCAACTCTGCTTCTATTTCCAGCAAAGAAGAAGACAGCTATTCCTTTTAACGGGAATATGATTGTGACAGATGTAATAAAATTTTTAGCTAGCCATGGTGTTAGTTCTGAGCATCTTGCCAGGCAAAAAG GAACCCTATGGACAGAAGGCATCATTCCCAAAAATGCATACTCAAAATCACCACCACCCGAAGAAATTAACCATGTTAGACCGAGTATTCCTGATATAAAGTCCCAGAATCAAGCAATCCTCGAGCCTGACGGAAAAGAAGGTTCGCGCAATTTGGCTGCTGGCTCATTTCTTATTGCCAGTGAACGTCTGACTGGATTAAACCCATTCAGTCAAGCTAAGATTCTGATAGTAGGTGCTAACCCTGACTTGGGATTTCAAGGCCTGATAGTTAATAAGCCTATCAGCTGGAAACATGTGCTGGTGCCCGAAGATGCCGAATTGCTAAAAGAAGCTCCGGTTTCTTTCGGTGGTCCTGTCATACACGAAGGAAGACCTCTTGTTTTGTTGACGAGAAATTCATCAAATATTCAGCATCCTCAAGTTATACCTGGTGTTTATTTTCTTGATCAATTAGCAACAATCAACATAATCAAGGAAATTAAAGCCGGAAATCAGTCTGCTTGTGATTACTGGTTCTTTTGGGGTTATTCAGGTTGGAGCTGGGACCAACTttataatgagattaatgaagGTGCTTGGGAACCGTACAAGGGAAGCATCGAAGATTTGCAATGGCCGGAGAACTCGTAA